The following nucleotide sequence is from Acaryochloris thomasi RCC1774.
CTCGGAAGTGCCCGGGCAAGTGCTGATGCAACATCATTTATAAACGAAAGCTTCCTCAAAAGCCGGAAGAGACCCTCTGGCGCTCAATCTCGACATTTAGCAGAGCCTGACCGTCTTCTACTGTATTGATCTGGCAGAGCTGATCTCGTAGCTCTGAGGCACCAGAGAAGCCTTTGACATACCAGGTCATGTGCTTCCGAGCCTGATGGATACCGCGCTGGCCTTTGTAGTCCCACAGCGCCTGTAGGTGTTCACGAGCACACTGCAGCCGTTCAACAGTCGTTGGGGGTGTTTTATGCTCACCCGTTTTTAAAAAGTGATCAATCTCTCCCACCAAAAAGGGATAGCCCAGGGTGCCTCGAGAACACATGACGCCATCGGCTCCGGTCTCGGCCAAACACTGCAGAGCTGATTCAGCAGAGTTAATGTCGCCATTGGCAATCACAGGAATGTCCAAAATTGCTTTGACCTGTCGAATCCAGTCCCACTGGGCGGGGCCTTTATAGCCTTGAGATCGCGTCCGCCCATGCACCGTGATCATCTGGGCACCGGCATCCTGCATCCGCTGGGCGAAGTCAAGGATGGTAATTTCTGCATCGGTCCAGCCAATTCGCGTTTTCACCGTTACGGGCACATCAACGGCCCCAACAACCGATTTGACAATTGCTTCAGCCGTTTCTGGATCGCGCAGTAACGAAGAGCCGCCCCCTTTCTTCGTGATTTTATTCACGGGACAGCCCATATTGATATCGACGGTATTGGCCCCTTCCGCTACAGCCATTTGAGCTGCTTCAGCTAAAAAGTCAGGGCGGCAGTCGAATAGCTGAACGCTGATAGGTTCTTCGTGGGGATCGACCTCCATGATTTGAGGCAGTTCACTCACGTGGCGCACCTGGCTGGCGTGAACCATCTCGGTATACAACATTGATTCGGGTGCATAGCGCCGCACCAGTCGCCGAAACACCAGATCGGTGACGCCAGACAGCGGAGACTGCAGCACCCGACTGTTGACGCTGACGTTGCCTATTTTGAGGGGGCTGGAGAGTTGAGATTGCAACTCATCCGACATTGAAACCATGATTTTCTAGCCTTTGTAGCCTTAGCCCCTTGCGGTGGGTCACGAAAGCACTGTAGGACTTTGATTGTACTCCTCACGATTGCCCATGACGATTCCGCTGCTTTCTGCAACCTTCTCCAGTTGGCCTGCTGCTCTCGATTTAATTGCCACCGATATGGATGGCACGCTCACCCTTGATGAAAAAATTACGGGCGATCTGCTCCAGGCCCTCGTTGATCTGAAACAGGCAGGAGTGACGGTGCTGATGACCACGGGACGGTCGGCGGGCTGGGTGAATGGGCTAGCCTACTATTTACCGATTGCAGGTGCGATCGCAGAAAACGGAGGCTTATTCTACAGTCCCCATCTCGATCCGGCAGGGGTTTTGCTCTCACCAATCCAGGACCGAGCGACCCATCGCCAAAAGCTAGCGGAGATGTTTGACCAGCTCAAAACAGAGTTTCCGTTTATTGAAGTGGCAACAGACAACGCTTTCCGGGTGACTGACTGGACTTATACCAACCCAGGCTTTGCGACAGACGATCTACACCGCATGAAACAGATGTGTTCAGATGCAGGCTGGGGATTTGTATACAGCAATGTTCAATGTCACATCAAACCCCTAGGGCAGAACAAACAAACCGGGCTGCTGGAGGTGTTAAGTAAGCACTTTTCTATACAAGGTATACAGCGTTCATCGAAACAACTGATCACAATTGGCGATAGTCCCAATGATGATGAGCTGTTTGACCCGGAGGTATTTCCCTATTCGGTGGGGGTGGCAAATGTTGCTAATTATCTGGCGGATATGCAGTTCAAGCCGAGTGCGATCGCATCCCAACCAGAGCAAAACGGCTTTCTAGAGCTGGCGCAGTTGATCATGAATCGAGGTGGCTCGAAAGCATAGAGAATTGAGCAGCCTTATTCAGAGAGAGTTCTTAAATGACTGTCAGTGCAAAAAGACAGAGTTTATGATGGCATCAGAATGCAATCTAACTTGATTGTTTTTGGACACGCGGATCAAGCTCGGAAGCTGCAGCCGCATCTTGACAGAGCCAGACAATCGTAATCAACAGAGAGAGCAAGCATGGTAGTCGCAACCCATAAACGCTGCACACCTGCGGAGTATCTGCAGCAAGAAGAGCAAGCAGACTCTAAAAGTGAGCTAATCGAAGGAGAAATCATTCCAGTGGCAGGAGCTTCAGCGAACCACAATGTCTTGACGGGTAAATTCCATGCTCGGCTACTGTTGGCATTAGAAGATCTAGACTATACCGTCTTCATGAGCGATATGCGGCTATGGCTATCACCCTATGACAGCTATACCTACCCTGATGTGATGGCGATTTCAGGCCCCCCTCAGTTTA
It contains:
- the dusB gene encoding tRNA dihydrouridine synthase DusB, which encodes MVSMSDELQSQLSSPLKIGNVSVNSRVLQSPLSGVTDLVFRRLVRRYAPESMLYTEMVHASQVRHVSELPQIMEVDPHEEPISVQLFDCRPDFLAEAAQMAVAEGANTVDINMGCPVNKITKKGGGSSLLRDPETAEAIVKSVVGAVDVPVTVKTRIGWTDAEITILDFAQRMQDAGAQMITVHGRTRSQGYKGPAQWDWIRQVKAILDIPVIANGDINSAESALQCLAETGADGVMCSRGTLGYPFLVGEIDHFLKTGEHKTPPTTVERLQCAREHLQALWDYKGQRGIHQARKHMTWYVKGFSGASELRDQLCQINTVEDGQALLNVEIERQRVSSGF
- a CDS encoding HAD family hydrolase; protein product: MTIPLLSATFSSWPAALDLIATDMDGTLTLDEKITGDLLQALVDLKQAGVTVLMTTGRSAGWVNGLAYYLPIAGAIAENGGLFYSPHLDPAGVLLSPIQDRATHRQKLAEMFDQLKTEFPFIEVATDNAFRVTDWTYTNPGFATDDLHRMKQMCSDAGWGFVYSNVQCHIKPLGQNKQTGLLEVLSKHFSIQGIQRSSKQLITIGDSPNDDELFDPEVFPYSVGVANVANYLADMQFKPSAIASQPEQNGFLELAQLIMNRGGSKA